In Exiguobacterium sp. 9-2, the genomic window TCGTCTCGTTCGTTAAATAATCGATCGTATCTAGTCCATCAATCGGTGGAATGATCGGTTGAGATCCTGTTGAGATCGCAAACTTTTCACCAACGACAAGCTGTCCCGCTACTTCGACTTCATGTGCACTAAGGAATGTCGCTTCTCCGATATAGACATCGACACCAAGATCTTCAAATCGTTTCGTTCCATCATGTGATTGAATGATGTTACGCGCACGATCAACGCTTGCTTTCGTTTTGGAATAGACCGCGTCTCCGTTCAGCGTCACGTTGTATTTTTCAGCCGTCCGCTTCATGACGTGCACGTCGTGTGCGGCTTCAATCAAAGCCTTTGAAGGAACACAACCATAATGGAGACAATCTCCACCTAGATGTGCATGACGTTCAATCAGGGCAACATGTGCACCAAGACTTGCTGCACCGGCAGCAATCGTCATTCCGGCTGCACCACCACCGATGACAACTAATTGATAGGTCTTCATCGCAAACCCTCCTCATACCGACGTGTGATGTCTTCCATCCGTTTACGGTTGACGCCCCAGTCAGAGTATCCGACGCGTGATGCCGAACGGAAATGAATCACTTGTGCGGCTTCATCGAAGTAAAATTCGACGTCATCCTTGAAGCGAAAGACTTTACTCGTAAAGATGGCATGGATGTATGTTCCTTCCTCCTTAACGATTTTTACTCGGTCGAGGCTTTGTAGAATACGTAAGAGGTGGAACTTCGAATCCGCAAGCGTTCCTTTGAACGGGAGCGGACGCATTTTCATATCCTGTAGATCGGTTTGAGTAGATACCGCATTCGGTTTTCCGGAGAGCGGTTGAAGCGTACCATTTGAAACACCAAGTGCCATGACTGATTCCTCCGTTTCCTATCATCTGATCCATTTCGTACTATAATCCACTTTACTTTACCAGTTTCTGTTTCACTCTGCCTGTCTGAGTGTTTACGCTTTCGTGACAGGGAGCAGAATCGTCGCGATGACGCCGCCTTCTGGCTGATTGTCGATGAATAGCTTGCCTTCATGTGCTTCAACAAGCTCTCGACAAATCGATAGCCCGAGTCCCGTTCCGCCCTTTCCTTTTTGCACTTGATAAAACTTTTCCGTGACATGACGTAGGTGTTCTTTCGGAATACCAGGTCCTTCGTCACTGAAAGAAAGGAATAACACACGCTCGGAACGAACGAGTCGAACCGTAATCGCTCCTCCAATTGGTGAAAAACGGATTGCATTATCAAGGAGGTTCAAGAAGACTTGTTTCAATCGGTTTTCGTCGTATAGACCAATGACTTGCGCCGGTAACTTTTGCACAATCTGAACATTTTTCTCTTCCAGCTTTTGACGTAGTTGCGCTGCGACGGTCTCGATGATTTCCGTTAAGTTGACTTCCTGACGGTATAGGACGAGACGACTCGTCTCGAGTTTTGAGAAATCGAGTAACTGTTCAACGAGCGAAATTAAACGCTCCGTCTCTGAATGAATGATGCCCATCCCAAGCGACGCCTCTTCCGGCAACTGATCCTGTTCGACGAGTAACGTCTCACTCCAGCCTTTGATCGATGTCAACGGTGTCCGTAACTCATGGGAGATACCCGAAATGAATTCATCTTTCAATGTTTCCTGTTGTTTGATCTGTTGCCCCATATAATTGATCGTCCGTGCTAGTTCTCCAAGTTCGAACGAATACTCCTCGTTCACCTTAACGTCGTAATGTTGTTTCGCGATTTGGTCCGACGCACCGATTACCTCTTGAATAGGTCGAACGATCGAAGACACCAGACGTGAGGAATAAATGAAGGCAAGTCCCCAAACTACTGTACCCAAGAGGACGATCGCTAAACAAATTTCAATCACACGTCGGTCGATTCGTTCAAGCGATGTCGTATAACGGAGCGCTCCCGTCGTCTGACCGAATGACACGACAGGTTCCGTCACTTCCAGCAAATGCTCTCCCGTCGCCTCATCGTCATATCGTTTCGTGACGGTTTGACCCGCTCTTACTTGATTGACTGCTTCTCGCGTCAATTTACGTTGCGAAATGAACCCTGTCGAGGAATAACGCGGAATGCCTGTCGCATCCAACACTTCGATTTCTGCATCTGGATAGGCATAAGAATCGAGTACATCATGAATCGTCGCTTCGGAATCCGTGTAATCATAAGCGAGACCGCTATTTGCAAACAACACCGCACTCGCATTCGCATGACGTTTCAAGACATCCGTCACCGTCACGTAATAATAGTTATAGGTCACGAACGAGAGAATCCCGATGACAAGTAGGACCGTCACCGTGATGATCGTCATGAACCGCATTAATATCTGGCGCTTCATTCTTCGTTACGCCACTTGTATCCATGTCCCCACAGTGTCTCGATAAACTTCGGTTCCGCTGGATTTTCTTCGATTTTTTGACGAAGACGGCGAATGTTGACATCGACTGTCTTTCGATCGCCGAAATAGTTCTCGCCCCATACCGCATCGAGTAGTTCATCTCGCGACATGACTTGATCCTCATTTTTAATGAAATGACAAAGTAAATCATATTCAGTCGGCGTCACTTCGACGTCAATGCCGTCTTTTTGGACACGCTTCGCTCCTAAATCAATTCGGAACGGTCCAGAAACAAGTTCACGCGGCTGTTTTCTGCGGCGTAATGTCTCTACCCGTCGTAACAGCGACTGGATACGTGCGAGTAATTCTGCTGGACTGAACGGCTTCGCGATGTAGTCATCCGCCCCTACGCTTAGTCCCATGACTTTATCTTCTTCTCGCGTCCGTGCCGTCAGCATGATGATCCCGACCACTTCATCCTTCGCCCGCGCCTGTTCACAGACAGCGAAACCATCGACTTCCGGCATCATGATATCCAGTAACAGAATATCAAAGGTTTGTTGATCAAATTGCGCGAGTGCCTCTTTTCCGTTTTCCGCTTCAATGACGTCATAGCCTGCCCGTTTCAAATTGATGACGATGAAACTGCGAATCGCGTGTTCATCCTCGGCTACTAGTATTTTGGTCATTCTTTTCTCCCCCTGATTCTTTATTCCACGAGTGTGACACGATTGACGAACATTTCATAATCCTTCGTCGCATCGATCACATAGACATAATCGATGCCCTCTTTAATTTTTCGTTTTTGGTCACTAGCAATGTATTGATTCTTTGGAATGATCTCTAATTCAAAATCAACCTGCTTCGTATCCCGATTGATGAAACGAACGCGATTTTCACGTTTTTCGATCGTTTCCCGTGTCGCCCAATTGGCCGGGAAACGCATAACGAAATTGTATTCCTGATCAATGTACTGCTCTTCCCGTAGTTCGAATCCACTCTCAAGAAATGGCGGATTGTCCGATCCATTCCATGTGTAGTACGCGGTGATACGTGGTTTCGGCTCACCTTCACGCCCTTCACTACCGCCCGGCGTATATTGATGACCGAACTCGACGATTCCGTCTTGATCGACATCCTTCGGAAACGTATACATCGGTTCAACGATCTCATCGACTTGACCGAAGCGCACTTGTTCCAACGTATCGTTCGCTAAACGGAATAATGCGATGTGCATCTTAGCATCACGTGTATAAGAGACAATCAAGCCTTTATTGCGCGCAGCATTGATCGTATCGACTTCAAATAAATCATGTTCTGCGAATAAATCGCCATCTTTTGTCGCTAGCGTCGTCTCTTGACGCTTTTTCGACAAGATATCCTTATAATAGATCAAACGAGATGGACTTCCCTTTTGTAGAAGCACCATATCTCGCTCGCGATCTTGATTCAAATCATCCACCGACAGGCGGTCATACCGATCCACCTTCGTGACATCTCGTTGCTTCGACAACAGCTGTTCAATGATATATAACGTGTTTTCACCATAACTGGTAATCCCGATGACTAAATGGTTTTGTTTATGTTGCGCGTCAGATACGACTTCGAGTCGATCGATGGCTCGCCCATCAGCAACTGTCTGCCGTGTCACAAGTCGCCATTTTTCACCTTGTCGTTCATGAACGAGAAGATGAATCGTGAAACGTCCATCCTGCTCACTACGGTAGAAGGTGATCGCCTCATCCTTACCGTTTCGATCTAAATCAACGAGTTCGTATAGACGGGATACTGCTTGATTTCGTGGCGCCACGATTTCTGCCTGTTTCGGCAAATCGCGGTCAATCCGCTCTTTCAACGACTGCTCCCATGCCGGAAGGGACGGATGTTGGAGTAGAGAGGCGGGATGCGGAAACATCGTACTGCATCCTGCTAATAATAGACTTGATATGATCATGAAGAGATATTTCATAAAGTTGGAATCCTTTCCGTACGGGCTCTGTTTCCACTTTATCATACTCTCTCAATGGAGAGTATATTGTCGAATGGGACACAAGTTGTTACGATATACAGATAATTGAAAGGGGTTTGAATGTATGACGTACAAAATGATTGTTCTCGATTTAGATGATACCTTGTTGACAAGTGATCATACGATTTCACCACGTACGAAAGAAGCCTTACTTGCTGCGCAACGTCGTGGGAAGAAAGTCGTTCTTGCAAGCGGTCGTCCGACATATGCGATGCTTGATCTTGCAGAAGAACTAGAACTCGCACGATACGGAAGCTACATCCTGAGCTTCAACGGAGCTTCGATCATCGATTGCAAAACGAACGAATCACTTTTCCTCAGTACCCTCTCTCCGGAGACGGTCCATCGTCTTTATGATGTAAGTAAACGGGAGGATGTCTACATTCACACGTATGTCGGACATGAGATTCTGACAGAACAACCGAACGAGTATACGACACTCGAAGGACAATTGACTGGTATGGACGTCATTCCCGTCGCTGATTTTAAAACAGCGATTCAAACACCTGTCGTCAAGTGTTTAATGATGGCAGAAGAGACACACCTCGCGCGGGTCGAGCAGACGCTTCAACAAGAGCTTGCAGGGGAACTCGCGGTTGCTCGCTCAAAGCCATTTTTCCTTGAATTCACGGAAGACGGTGTCACAAAAGGCACAAGCCTTGCCTTACTGTCTGAGAAGCTTGGTATCGCTCAGGAAGAAGTCATTGCTTGTGGAGACGGCAACAACGATCTATCGATGATCGAATGGGCAGGTCTTGGCGTCGCGATGGCGAATGCAGCCGATACCGTTAAAGAAAAAGCCCAGTATATGACCGCTTCGA contains:
- a CDS encoding response regulator transcription factor translates to MTKILVAEDEHAIRSFIVINLKRAGYDVIEAENGKEALAQFDQQTFDILLLDIMMPEVDGFAVCEQARAKDEVVGIIMLTARTREEDKVMGLSVGADDYIAKPFSPAELLARIQSLLRRVETLRRRKQPRELVSGPFRIDLGAKRVQKDGIDVEVTPTEYDLLCHFIKNEDQVMSRDELLDAVWGENYFGDRKTVDVNIRRLRQKIEENPAEPKFIETLWGHGYKWRNEE
- a CDS encoding Cof-type HAD-IIB family hydrolase produces the protein MTYKMIVLDLDDTLLTSDHTISPRTKEALLAAQRRGKKVVLASGRPTYAMLDLAEELELARYGSYILSFNGASIIDCKTNESLFLSTLSPETVHRLYDVSKREDVYIHTYVGHEILTEQPNEYTTLEGQLTGMDVIPVADFKTAIQTPVVKCLMMAEETHLARVEQTLQQELAGELAVARSKPFFLEFTEDGVTKGTSLALLSEKLGIAQEEVIACGDGNNDLSMIEWAGLGVAMANAADTVKEKAQYMTASNDEDGVALVVEKFMMDEEPTISSH
- a CDS encoding DUF1499 domain-containing protein, with product MALGVSNGTLQPLSGKPNAVSTQTDLQDMKMRPLPFKGTLADSKFHLLRILQSLDRVKIVKEEGTYIHAIFTSKVFRFKDDVEFYFDEAAQVIHFRSASRVGYSDWGVNRKRMEDITRRYEEGLR
- a CDS encoding sensor histidine kinase, coding for MTIITVTVLLVIGILSFVTYNYYYVTVTDVLKRHANASAVLFANSGLAYDYTDSEATIHDVLDSYAYPDAEIEVLDATGIPRYSSTGFISQRKLTREAVNQVRAGQTVTKRYDDEATGEHLLEVTEPVVSFGQTTGALRYTTSLERIDRRVIEICLAIVLLGTVVWGLAFIYSSRLVSSIVRPIQEVIGASDQIAKQHYDVKVNEEYSFELGELARTINYMGQQIKQQETLKDEFISGISHELRTPLTSIKGWSETLLVEQDQLPEEASLGMGIIHSETERLISLVEQLLDFSKLETSRLVLYRQEVNLTEIIETVAAQLRQKLEEKNVQIVQKLPAQVIGLYDENRLKQVFLNLLDNAIRFSPIGGAITVRLVRSERVLFLSFSDEGPGIPKEHLRHVTEKFYQVQKGKGGTGLGLSICRELVEAHEGKLFIDNQPEGGVIATILLPVTKA